Genomic window (Arachis hypogaea cultivar Tifrunner chromosome 13, arahy.Tifrunner.gnm2.J5K5, whole genome shotgun sequence):
ATATGTTGGTTCCCAACATTACGCGGTTGGAAGCACAAGGGTAAAGGCATGTGATGAGCGAAATATATTACAAGTTGCATTGCAGGTTGGTGTGTTTATTAGGGGATTTTATCCTTCATAGCGCTTGACAGTTCGTGGAATTTTTGACATCCCTTTCTACTTAACTCTTCATTGGTTCATTGTAGGATCTATCTCAACCAAAGTCAGAAATTAGTCTGCCAGTTGGATTGTTGGCGGTTCCTCTTTTGAGACATCAGGTTAGTTTTAATTTccaatattttaatttctttgatctggcatctcattcaaaaatattatgtgtatttTGGTCTCTAATTCAGCATGTTTTAAATTAACACGGTCTTTCACATCATTAATTATGATGTAGTGTACTGTTTCATACTTTGTTTGTCTTAAACTATGGGAGCCTTCTTTCAAAATGTGCAACTTCAAAGGTGCTGTTGTGGCATTTTCCCCGACAACATTGTATTTTGATTCAATGCCTTATTTTGAGTAACCTCTGGCTTCCCTCCTTTGGTGTTAAACACTTAAAGTTATATCTTGCAAAAAGAAAAGCATAAAATAGATGGGTTCTTTTAAATTACAGTTTGATTTGTCTAATTCTGATCCTGATGTGGTCCTTTGAGAAGTCATCCCAGTTTTTCCTGACATGTTCTAATAATGTGTTTCCTTTCTCTTTTTGATTGGGTCATCGGTCATTCTAACTAATTGTAGTTTTCCTGGTCAGAGAATTGCTTTATCGTGGATGGTTCAGAAGGAAACATCAAGCTTATATTGCTCAGGTGGAATACTTGCAGATGATCAGGTCAGTTCCTTGCTATTTTGATGAGTGATGATAACTGGTTGACAAGTATATTATTTCCATGTCATAGGTGATTTAAAAGCATTTCACTTGTAGGGACTTGGGAAAACGGTGTCAACTATTGCTTTAATATTGAAGGAAAGGCCTCCAAAATTATCTGCATGCCCCAATGCCCAAAATGGTGAATTGGAAACTTTGAATCTGGATGGAGAGGATGATGGTCTTCCTCAGAGCAGTTTGTTAAAGAAGGAATCTGATTCATGCGGAGACATGTCAATTAGAGATCCAATCAAGAGCAAGAGTTTATCTTTGCAAACAAAGGGAAGGCCATCTGCAGGAACCCTTATTGTCTGCCCCACTAGCGTCCTGCGTCAATGGGCTGAGGAGTTGCACAATAAGGTAACTAGCCAAGCAAATCTCTCTGTGCTAGTATACCATGGAAGCAATCGAACGAAAGACCCTCATGAGGTGGCCAAGTATGATGTTGTTCTAACAACTTATTCCATTGTCAGCATGGAGGTCCCTAAACAGCCGCTAGCTGacaaagaagatgaagagaagggAATATTTGAAGATTCTGGGGTACCAAATAGGAAGAGGAAAAACCCTTCTAATTCTAGTAAAAGTGGCAAGAAGCGATTGGACAACGCATTGCTTGAGGCTGCTGCTCGCCCTCTTGCAAAGGTATCATGGTTTAGGGTTGTCCTGGATGAGGCTCAGAGTATAAAGAATCACAGAACTCAAGTTGCAAGGGCTTGTTCGGGTCTTCGTGCTAAGCGCAGATGGTGTTTGTCAGGGACCCCAATCCAGAATGCAATTGATGATCTCTACAGTTACTTTAGATTTCTGAGATATGCCCCTTATGACATTTATACATCATTCTGTTCTATGATTAAGAATCAGGTCAGCAGAAATCCTACAAAAGGGTATAAAAAGATACAAGCCGTCCTAAAGACAATAATGCTACGTCGGACCAAAGGTAAGATTTGCATTCATGAATTCACACCAATAAATTAGTTGTCTGTACTTGTTTTGGAATGTTGAAAGATTAAACTTACTTTAGTAACTGTTTTTTTCATTTAAATCGATTAAGTAggtattaatttatatttgattgTTTCAGCTGAAAAATGGATCAAAATTAAtctgttttctttatgttaatatTTTATACCTGAGTTcagtttaataaaattatagaaatgtAGAGTACAATTCATTTGATTTTCCAGCATGCTTAACACATCTATTTTGTATTCTATGGCTATTACTATGATAGAAATTTAGACATGATAAAATTCTTTTGTAcacttttttctttcttgttttgccAAGTGTTTGTATTATCCATGAGCTCATGCAACTGAGCAATTTGGATAATTTTTGTAGGAACATTTCTTGATGGGGAGCCTATTATATCCTTGCCACCTAAATTTGTAGAGCTTAAAAAAGTTGAGTTTTCAATGGAGGAGCGTGATTTCTATTCCAAACTGGAGGCTGATTCTCGTGCGCAGTTTCAGGTATGGTTGTAGTTGTGCTCTTTATTCTCTCCCAAATGAAGTTGGGGCTTTTGACAGTATATTTCTCGTGATGATATGTTTTTGTTGTAACCATAAGTCCAGTGATGACATATACGTCATTTATGTCATGCTAGGAATATGCTGATGCTGGAACTGTAAAACAAAATTATGTCAACATTTTGCTTATGCTTTTGCGCCTTAGACAAGCTTGTGATCACCCTTTGCTTGTTAAGCGTTACAATTCCAACACTCTATGGAGATCTTCTGTCGAGATGGCAAAAAAGCTTCCCCAGGAAAAACAAGTATCCCTTCTTAAGTGTTTGGAGGCTTCCCTGGCTCTCTGTGGAATCTGTAATGTATGTACATTCATCATCTTTtaatataattgtaatattgAGTGTCTGTGCATGGTTATTTGTTTGCTTGCAAAATACATCTTAGTGATTGCTGTTATCATGGAGAGGAGGGAGTTAGAGTTGACAAAGGTGTAAACTCGAGTGTAGTTCAAATGAAAGGAGTTTGAAAGGATTTTGTTCCCTGCCTGGAAAGGTTGATTGAAtgagaaatatttttatcattcttGTTTAGTTCTGATTATTAACCACATTCTCTAATAACATATCATTCTCCTTTCCCATGTTTATTACTAAAGTATATATTTCCTTAGTCCTCTATTATTGGCATATGGTCAGGATCCTCCTGAAGACGCCGTTGTTTCAGTCTGCGGTCATGTCTTCTGTAGCCAGTGCATTTCGGAACATCTTACCGGTGATGACAATCAGTGTCCTGCTGCAAATTGCAAAAGTCGACTCAGCATGTCTACTGTTTTTGCGAAAGCGATGCTCAACGGTTGTATGTCTAACCAGGGTTGTGATAGTTCACCTGGTTCGTCTGGTTCTGAAGTGGATGAATCTGAGCCTTGGTCTCGGAGTCAGCCTTATGATTCTTCTAAAATTAAGGCTGCACTTGAGGTTTTAAAGTCATTGAGTAGGGTACAGTGCATTACACCCAAAGTTATATCTGCACATGGTACTCCTGCAGAAAATACTGAATGCCCTGGGGTATCCTGTGATGTTAACAATGGGAAACGCTTGGAAGATATTCCTGAAAGTCAACATCTCTCTGGGAATAGCAGTTCTAATGGCACAGGAGAGAAAGCAATAGTATTTTCTCAGTGGACGAGGATGCTAGATTTGCTTGAAGTGTGTCTTAAGCAATCTTCGATTCAGTATAGAAGACTTGATGGAACGATGTCTGTCATTGCAAGAGATAAAGCTGTTAAAGATTTTAATACTCTACCAGAGGTTTGTAAAGTCGCTGATTGTTTGGTATTGTTATTGAACTTCTAGATTTAGCTTTCAACAATATTAGGTCTAAAATACGGTTGAGTTTTTGACTACTGCGTTTAACATGTCGTGCAGGTTTCGGTTATGATTATGTCTTTGAAGGCTGCGAGTCTTGGTCTAAACATGGTGGCAGCCtgccatgttcttatgctggatTTATGGTGGAACCCTACTACTGAAGATCAAGCAATTGATAGAGCACATCGAATTGGGCAGACCCGTCCTGTGACTGTTTTGCGTTTAACCGTGAAAGATACCGTAGAAGATCGTATTTTGGCTTTGCAGGTAAATTTTGTGTTCTACATAGTTGATTTTTATATTGTCAAGCTGATATGAATTATACTGAGCCAGTTAGAACTTAACATGGTGAAATGCTGTCAAAAGTTGCAGTAACTGATCTTGAAAGGTTTCTATCCTGGTTTCTATAATGTGTGGGGTTTTATGCATAAGAAGAATTTTAGAGGAAACACATTGTGTAATTTACGTGTTATCTTACATCTATTTTGGTGTGTTGTTTGTATCTATTAGCCTGTAAACGCTGTTTACTAGCTCAGGGTCTTTCTGATAGTTTCATTGCATGCAATATTTAAATTTGCGCTTTCAGAAAGTATAAACTGTAGTGGTTGCTTATGCAATAGAATCTTTGATGTATCACCTGCAGCAAAAGAAGCGAAAGATGGTTGCATCTGCATTTGGGGAGGATGGAACTGGTGGCCGTCAGAGTCGCCTTACAGTAGATGATTTAAAATACCTGTTCATGATGTGattacatatacatacatacggatagaattttgaatttttggaatGGGGATATTCCCCCCTTTGGCCCTTGTTTTTGGGGAGGGGGCAGGTGCCGTCATAGCATTCTTTTTGGTGGCAGCAGCAACAGGACTAGGACTTTTTCTGACAATGGATTGGAAGTAGGTACTAGGCCTCTAACGATGCTTGACATGAAGATTATGCATAGTACATTTATAGTTAGACTGAGATATTTCATTCTTCGGCTTGGAGATTTTGGTGCAATCTCTCATATTTGTATAGGGTGTAGATGGCAGTAGCAAAGATAGCAACATAGAAGATTTTATGGATTGTTCTTATCATTGTAAATAATATAGATGCTTtgcgtcttttttttttttttttttcacatttatttcgTTCTATACAACTATATATACATGAAGGGTTAAAGGCTTATCGTTAATTCGTTATCATGTTGTAGTTGCACGTGCTTGTGATTTAGCATTGTTCAATTGTAACGTTGATTTGATTGAATGTCAATTACAATTATTTATGGTGATTAGTATGGATAAAGGTTACAGTTCTGCATATTATCACTACATTAGAGTAAGATGGTAAACGAATGTTCCATTCCCAATACGCATCTGTAGTGGTACAAAAGATTAATTTCGGATTTTTGATCAACAGTTAAAttaaaagcttatcatctttgcACGTAACGACTACGCACAAAAAAATAATTGTGTATATTACACACGTGTACTATAATTTTCCAAATAATTATCCGAAGGGAACCACTCGCCCAAAACGAAATCAATCCCACTACTACTTATACACATACGTTTGCACATGAATAAAGCATGAAAATGACATTCACAATTAGTCTTGGATAAACAATTTACAAACGAGTGATTGTTATTGAGGAATACCATTATCAAATGAACATGTATGTTTACAATTATGATGAAATAGAAAGATAATGCCAATTGTATGGAACCTTCAACAGCATTATTATCATCAGATTCGATCTAAATCTACTGTTCCCCTACCATTCAACACCTAGCATTCAACCACTGCAATATATCATTCCTGACAATCTCCACATTTTCATCAGTCTCGCCAAAGAGCAAAGAATGCATCATGCCATCATAGATCTTGATACTCTTGTCCTCACTCTTAGCCTCCTCATAGAGTTCCCTGCTTACAGCAGGGTCAGTTACAACATCAGCACTCCCATGCAACACAACAAAAGGAAGCTCGACATCACCAAGCCTCTTCCCCACAAAATCAGTAACCCTCAGAAGCTCAACCACTGTCCCCAACCTCGGTTTCCCTCTGTACCTCAAAGGGTTCATATCCGCAATCACCTTCTTGTGATCCACCTTCACAGACTTGTACAATAGATCAGGAGCAGGAACAATGGCCCATGTGGGGAAGAATCTCGCGAGAAAAGTGAGGATCTGAGGAATTGGCCATTTGGGTCTCACCTTATCAGAAATTCTGCACATGGGTGCCACCAAGATCGCACCTTTGAACCCTTTCGGGTCCGCAAAATGGATCAAAAGGCAAATAGCACCACCCATGGACTCCCCATAGAGAAAGCAAGGTAAATTTCTAAACTTTGGATCTTGTTTGATGGAATTGAAGAATGAGAGACAATCCTGAACAACAAGGTCAACGTTGGGAACGAAAGCTTTGAGTCCCTGGGAGCGGCCATGGCCCTCAAGGTCGATTGCGAAGGAAGCGAAACCGTTCTGAGCGAGGAAGATAGGGGTGGCTTGGAAGGTCCAGGAGATGTCGTTGCCGTAGCCGTGGACCATGAAGACGAGGGCGCGTGGGTGGGAGGGAGTGTGCGGAAGCCAAGAACGTGTGAAGAGTGTGAGTCCCCTTGGCGTTGTGAAGTGTGAGGCGGCGGCTGAGATTCCTTGTTGGACGTAGTAGTCTTGTTCTTCAGTGTAGCCCCAATAGTGAGGGTATGTGGGTTTCAGAAGGGATGTTTGCTCGTCTTCCATCGAATCACTTGAACGATTGGGTGGCGGAGACAAGACGACACCACACTACTCTTGCTCGATCCCAACTCCAACCTTTGAGCTTTGACTATTCACCTCACTTACCTTTCTAACCAAGGAGTTTGTATTTTCTAAGAGTACGAGTTGGATTTTAAAATTAggataaagaatattttttttgtatcgaAGTtagtaaaagttttaaaaatatctttaaattttattttattttaattttttttaaagtttttttaaaaatatttttaaattttattttattttaattttgttctaaagttttcgatttgtattaaatatattctcgacagctaattttttaaaaaatttaagaccaatctaacaataatgtatgaaaattatgTTTAATTTGCTTGTGTTTATGGGTGGCAATGGGGGCGTGTTTTTGCTCTATCCGACCCTGCCCCGCCGTACAACAACTTGCATAGAACACGCCCCCTTCTACCCACGGGTAGTAAAACGTTGAACCCTAACCCACCCCTACCCgttcctataattattaaaacttaataaataaaattaaatttcaaaatttgtatgactatcatcacatacataacataaattaaagtaaaaatttaaatatgatacaatattattaatcatttattaattattttacataaattatatatattatatatatagtaggGCGGGTAGGAgcgggtattacctaaacccgaccccgtcACGCCCCTCTCAAGAACCCGCccgagcgggtaggggcggggtgggtacccgcgAGTTCGGGTGGTGTTGTCATCTCtacttgtgttgagggttgttcttataaaattgttgttgaattggttttaaatttttttaaaacaataaaatttaggggtatttttatcaaattttagggacaaaaaatatactttacactCAGAAATATTATTTATAAGACAACATTGAATCTTATATCAGACAaagaattactaaaattttaaataaaataaaaatattaaagacaaaaataatatattatttttagaaaatttactAAATTAAGTaacataaaagtgaattttaaccaaATGAATGGCATCATAAATATAagatttttattcattataaaaTGTTTATAGAATGATTAgtagataaattttcaaaaaaataaagagcatgtataaatagattttttttaatctctAATGTATCGAATTTCTTTAATATttagtttaattaaattttatttttaactttaaaataaattttaattttatccttcaataatatcgaATTTTTTaccatatataattattcaattatttttttagtcacatctaagtaaattactcttaatcatattacttttattctaagtaaatttatttttttaatttactttgaGAGACTTTATGAAATGCTTGTAAAATAGTTAGTAGATAAAGAGCAtagtatatatacaataaaatataaattatatttttttaatataccaatttttttaatatttaatttaattaattttatccttcacatGATGATGTATA
Coding sequences:
- the LOC112733435 gene encoding caffeoylshikimate esterase; protein product: MEDEQTSLLKPTYPHYWGYTEEQDYYVQQGISAAASHFTTPRGLTLFTRSWLPHTPSHPRALVFMVHGYGNDISWTFQATPIFLAQNGFASFAIDLEGHGRSQGLKAFVPNVDLVVQDCLSFFNSIKQDPKFRNLPCFLYGESMGGAICLLIHFADPKGFKGAILVAPMCRISDKVRPKWPIPQILTFLARFFPTWAIVPAPDLLYKSVKVDHKKVIADMNPLRYRGKPRLGTVVELLRVTDFVGKRLGDVELPFVVLHGSADVVTDPAVSRELYEEAKSEDKSIKIYDGMMHSLLFGETDENVEIVRNDILQWLNARC
- the LOC112733434 gene encoding helicase-like transcription factor CHR28 isoform X2 encodes the protein MADDDVNFSELFDGDDDDNMCYIDLTTVMQVLNEDDDPLQSSPEDFSLQNGSSGESGVHDSFQLQNVCQMLEEEPHVSRLEVDSATDCSPFCSDVSDSGAKDSVHFSANPVLEREHENQGLPSQACSSTEKTGLSKFETSSFGMETSFPEAYSNNVSVCQDYLNKSMWKSGNERQFKHVGEDVESEHASHSSIIENGDLNFEDCVEDAVRGAYGQQESDLCTSFQISDMEADDSLHASTSIDSALYQGSHFPSDLCGDYAYPNYHQGGTYDRSFANDPTLRFIPNGIGSKSWTNKEMMTNLKAENMEFCTDMAQISGGMHSVNTGGSSIHDSQFTLADSGYSSYFSGNSAFEDGVSVALSTYASHGDQSLCMKAEGDKLVTSYQNNFQNNDAQFNIGQEVKQLPDLFPSVKCKSYGSFPCEDSYTVITSDRANHYQDTINGTASKLQRNMVYLTVDQCLPHAHASIAVEQQFGCVKRGGTEMIQHNRIDSHHSKRTAENFRVEDTDVCIIEDNSHPVPTSQSEAVRNSLSIFQSSGYVGSQHYAVGSTRVKACDERNILQVALQDLSQPKSEISLPVGLLAVPLLRHQRIALSWMVQKETSSLYCSGGILADDQGLGKTVSTIALILKERPPKLSACPNAQNGELETLNLDGEDDGLPQSSLLKKESDSCGDMSIRDPIKSKSLSLQTKGRPSAGTLIVCPTSVLRQWAEELHNKVTSQANLSVLVYHGSNRTKDPHEVAKYDVVLTTYSIVSMEVPKQPLADKEDEEKGIFEDSGVPNRKRKNPSNSSKSGKKRLDNALLEAAARPLAKVSWFRVVLDEAQSIKNHRTQVARACSGLRAKRRWCLSGTPIQNAIDDLYSYFRFLRYAPYDIYTSFCSMIKNQVSRNPTKGYKKIQAVLKTIMLRRTKGTFLDGEPIISLPPKFVELKKVEFSMEERDFYSKLEADSRAQFQEYADAGTVKQNYVNILLMLLRLRQACDHPLLVKRYNSNTLWRSSVEMAKKLPQEKQVSLLKCLEASLALCGICNDPPEDAVVSVCGHVFCSQCISEHLTGDDNQCPAANCKSRLSMSTVFAKAMLNGCMSNQGCDSSPGSSGSEVDESEPWSRSQPYDSSKIKAALEVLKSLSRVQCITPKVISAHGTPAENTECPGVSCDVNNGKRLEDIPESQHLSGNSSSNGTGEKAIVFSQWTRMLDLLEVCLKQSSIQYRRLDGTMSVIARDKAVKDFNTLPEVSVMIMSLKAASLGLNMVAACHVLMLDLWWNPTTEDQAIDRAHRIGQTRPVTVLRLTVKDTVEDRILALQQKKRKMVASAFGEDGTGGRQSRLTVDDLKYLFMM
- the LOC112733434 gene encoding helicase-like transcription factor CHR28 isoform X1; translation: MADDDVNFSELFDGDDDDNMCYIDLTTVMQVLNEDDDPLQQSSPEDFSLQNGSSGESGVHDSFQLQNVCQMLEEEPHVSRLEVDSATDCSPFCSDVSDSGAKDSVHFSANPVLEREHENQGLPSQACSSTEKTGLSKFETSSFGMETSFPEAYSNNVSVCQDYLNKSMWKSGNERQFKHVGEDVESEHASHSSIIENGDLNFEDCVEDAVRGAYGQQESDLCTSFQISDMEADDSLHASTSIDSALYQGSHFPSDLCGDYAYPNYHQGGTYDRSFANDPTLRFIPNGIGSKSWTNKEMMTNLKAENMEFCTDMAQISGGMHSVNTGGSSIHDSQFTLADSGYSSYFSGNSAFEDGVSVALSTYASHGDQSLCMKAEGDKLVTSYQNNFQNNDAQFNIGQEVKQLPDLFPSVKCKSYGSFPCEDSYTVITSDRANHYQDTINGTASKLQRNMVYLTVDQCLPHAHASIAVEQQFGCVKRGGTEMIQHNRIDSHHSKRTAENFRVEDTDVCIIEDNSHPVPTSQSEAVRNSLSIFQSSGYVGSQHYAVGSTRVKACDERNILQVALQDLSQPKSEISLPVGLLAVPLLRHQRIALSWMVQKETSSLYCSGGILADDQGLGKTVSTIALILKERPPKLSACPNAQNGELETLNLDGEDDGLPQSSLLKKESDSCGDMSIRDPIKSKSLSLQTKGRPSAGTLIVCPTSVLRQWAEELHNKVTSQANLSVLVYHGSNRTKDPHEVAKYDVVLTTYSIVSMEVPKQPLADKEDEEKGIFEDSGVPNRKRKNPSNSSKSGKKRLDNALLEAAARPLAKVSWFRVVLDEAQSIKNHRTQVARACSGLRAKRRWCLSGTPIQNAIDDLYSYFRFLRYAPYDIYTSFCSMIKNQVSRNPTKGYKKIQAVLKTIMLRRTKGTFLDGEPIISLPPKFVELKKVEFSMEERDFYSKLEADSRAQFQEYADAGTVKQNYVNILLMLLRLRQACDHPLLVKRYNSNTLWRSSVEMAKKLPQEKQVSLLKCLEASLALCGICNDPPEDAVVSVCGHVFCSQCISEHLTGDDNQCPAANCKSRLSMSTVFAKAMLNGCMSNQGCDSSPGSSGSEVDESEPWSRSQPYDSSKIKAALEVLKSLSRVQCITPKVISAHGTPAENTECPGVSCDVNNGKRLEDIPESQHLSGNSSSNGTGEKAIVFSQWTRMLDLLEVCLKQSSIQYRRLDGTMSVIARDKAVKDFNTLPEVSVMIMSLKAASLGLNMVAACHVLMLDLWWNPTTEDQAIDRAHRIGQTRPVTVLRLTVKDTVEDRILALQQKKRKMVASAFGEDGTGGRQSRLTVDDLKYLFMM
- the LOC112733434 gene encoding helicase-like transcription factor CHR28 isoform X3; this translates as MVQKETSSLYCSGGILADDQGLGKTVSTIALILKERPPKLSACPNAQNGELETLNLDGEDDGLPQSSLLKKESDSCGDMSIRDPIKSKSLSLQTKGRPSAGTLIVCPTSVLRQWAEELHNKVTSQANLSVLVYHGSNRTKDPHEVAKYDVVLTTYSIVSMEVPKQPLADKEDEEKGIFEDSGVPNRKRKNPSNSSKSGKKRLDNALLEAAARPLAKVSWFRVVLDEAQSIKNHRTQVARACSGLRAKRRWCLSGTPIQNAIDDLYSYFRFLRYAPYDIYTSFCSMIKNQVSRNPTKGYKKIQAVLKTIMLRRTKGTFLDGEPIISLPPKFVELKKVEFSMEERDFYSKLEADSRAQFQEYADAGTVKQNYVNILLMLLRLRQACDHPLLVKRYNSNTLWRSSVEMAKKLPQEKQVSLLKCLEASLALCGICNDPPEDAVVSVCGHVFCSQCISEHLTGDDNQCPAANCKSRLSMSTVFAKAMLNGCMSNQGCDSSPGSSGSEVDESEPWSRSQPYDSSKIKAALEVLKSLSRVQCITPKVISAHGTPAENTECPGVSCDVNNGKRLEDIPESQHLSGNSSSNGTGEKAIVFSQWTRMLDLLEVCLKQSSIQYRRLDGTMSVIARDKAVKDFNTLPEVSVMIMSLKAASLGLNMVAACHVLMLDLWWNPTTEDQAIDRAHRIGQTRPVTVLRLTVKDTVEDRILALQQKKRKMVASAFGEDGTGGRQSRLTVDDLKYLFMM